In the Kribbella sp. NBC_00482 genome, one interval contains:
- a CDS encoding VOC family protein — protein MTIQQMSNVGIVVDDLPAAIAFFAELGMELEGEAAIEGAWADRAVGLDGIRCDIAMMVTPDGHSRLELSQYNSPALLPSPTNQPHNVLGTHRVMYTVDDIDDTIARLRRHGGELIGEVAQFGDSTRLCYFRGPAGIIIGLAEYK, from the coding sequence GTGACGATTCAGCAGATGTCAAACGTCGGCATCGTGGTCGACGACCTGCCGGCCGCGATCGCGTTCTTCGCCGAACTCGGCATGGAGCTCGAGGGCGAAGCGGCGATCGAGGGTGCCTGGGCGGATCGCGCGGTCGGACTCGACGGCATCCGGTGCGACATCGCGATGATGGTGACCCCGGACGGCCACAGCCGGCTGGAGCTGTCGCAGTACAACAGCCCCGCACTACTCCCGAGCCCGACGAATCAGCCGCACAACGTCCTGGGGACGCACCGCGTCATGTACACCGTCGACGACATCGACGACACCATTGCCCGTCTGCGACGCCACGGCGGCGAACTCATCGGCGAGGTAGCGCAGTTCGGCGACAGCACCCGGCTCTGCTACTTCCGCGGCCCCGCGGGCATCATCATCGGTCTCGCCGAGTACAAGTAA
- a CDS encoding amidohydrolase family protein, translating into MTENPGSWSISRRRALQLGGGAAAVGAVHLPALPTEAAEVADASTGRQAVLTEGTNLMASVSPDGKWLAFDLVTAIWVTPATGGTSRRLTDDLQDATRPRWSPDGRSIVFQSYRDGNFHLWSIRPDGSGLRQLTSGRYDHREPHFTPDGRSIVFSSDRGGFGDGGNTAGSYGIHRLDIGTGAIVALTDETSEEAEPTVSADGRKIAFTVDTSSIVELDLASGVRTTIVNNQTGISLFGPSYSPAGQLAYVRLTGPSCDLIVDNHQVSNGQDVFAVPPSWASTNLFYTADGTVHRYDADAGGEHSVVPFAATVPVTSRRPRPKAPDLESTGKRAVCGIASPTASPDGKWLAFRALNALWLAPTDGRTPPRKVVADGYFNSDPDFSPDGKKLLYASDRDGTADLWLHDLATGADTKLSGLPGAQTAPRFAPDGQRIAYQDQDGIAWVLDLASGEVRQVTPTLFQPGRVSWSRDGKTLVLAAVKPFSKRFREGTSQLLYVDVASTALEYVAPMPFRSLATRGDDGPVFSPDGKHLAFVVESLLYVVPVDTRGRFTGEPRAVTNEVTDSPVWLDNDTLIYLNNGRLRRTTGGTIKLDLQYRRATVNQHVTIHAGALWDGRATTLRRDVDVVVDGARIAAVRPHSGRADIDASALTVMPGLIDAHNHWHLRGRAWGARQGNLWLAYGITSTRSPGDPAYQMEETREALVSGSLRGPRYFATGEAIDGSRVYYNFMRPTLSLRQLGLELDRVEGLAYDLVKTYVRLPIEYQRRAIAYVHQLGLQLSSHYLYPAEHLGMDGMEHTGATNRLGYSHTVSRLGRAYADVVTLFTRAGLSVTPTLFNSTMAHVDDPSLLTDRRTTTLYPSWEYNALIAEVNTAKGPAGVTTRELLRGNVDMVLRIHRGGGLVISGTDTPLDNMAVSLHANLRSMVAGGFTPYEALTTATRNPAKWLNLEDKLGVVKPGAQADLSFVSGDPLADIRAAAAVQQVMIAGNRYTVDDLLTPYTSTNNLQPAVHTADAPQPLTRSQAHAHDTDYWWHEPEWLHRACCES; encoded by the coding sequence GTGACCGAGAACCCTGGTTCCTGGAGCATTTCGCGGCGGCGCGCGCTGCAGCTCGGCGGAGGTGCCGCCGCCGTCGGCGCCGTCCACCTACCCGCCCTGCCCACCGAGGCCGCCGAGGTCGCCGACGCATCGACCGGCCGGCAGGCTGTGCTGACCGAAGGCACGAACCTGATGGCGTCGGTGTCGCCGGACGGGAAGTGGCTGGCGTTCGACCTGGTCACGGCGATCTGGGTGACGCCGGCCACAGGCGGTACGTCGCGCCGGCTCACCGACGACCTGCAGGATGCGACCCGGCCGCGGTGGTCGCCGGACGGGCGGTCGATCGTGTTCCAGTCGTACCGCGACGGGAACTTCCACCTCTGGTCGATCCGACCCGACGGCAGCGGCCTGCGGCAATTGACCAGCGGCCGGTACGACCACCGCGAGCCGCACTTCACGCCCGACGGCCGATCGATCGTCTTCTCGTCCGACCGCGGCGGCTTCGGCGACGGGGGCAATACCGCGGGCAGCTACGGCATCCACCGGCTCGATATCGGGACCGGCGCGATCGTCGCGCTCACCGACGAGACCAGCGAGGAAGCCGAGCCGACCGTCTCCGCGGACGGCCGGAAGATCGCCTTCACCGTCGACACCAGTTCGATCGTCGAGCTCGACCTCGCCTCCGGTGTACGCACGACGATTGTCAACAATCAGACCGGGATCAGCCTGTTCGGCCCGTCGTACTCGCCCGCGGGCCAGCTCGCCTACGTTCGCCTGACCGGACCGTCCTGCGATTTGATTGTTGACAATCATCAAGTCAGCAATGGACAGGACGTCTTCGCGGTCCCGCCGTCCTGGGCGTCGACGAACCTCTTCTACACGGCCGACGGCACGGTCCACCGGTACGACGCCGACGCCGGCGGCGAGCACAGCGTCGTACCGTTCGCGGCAACCGTCCCCGTGACGTCGCGGCGGCCACGGCCGAAGGCTCCTGATCTCGAGTCGACAGGCAAGCGGGCGGTGTGTGGGATCGCGAGCCCGACGGCGTCGCCGGACGGGAAGTGGCTCGCGTTCCGGGCCTTGAACGCACTCTGGCTGGCGCCGACCGACGGCAGGACGCCACCTCGCAAGGTGGTTGCCGACGGCTACTTCAACTCGGACCCGGACTTCTCGCCGGACGGCAAGAAGTTGCTCTACGCAAGCGATCGCGACGGTACGGCGGACCTGTGGCTGCACGACCTGGCGACCGGCGCGGACACCAAACTGTCAGGCCTCCCCGGTGCCCAGACCGCGCCGCGTTTCGCACCCGACGGACAGCGCATCGCGTACCAGGACCAGGACGGCATCGCCTGGGTTCTCGACCTTGCCTCGGGCGAGGTCCGACAGGTCACGCCGACCCTGTTCCAGCCCGGCCGAGTCAGCTGGTCACGCGACGGCAAGACGCTGGTCCTCGCCGCGGTGAAGCCGTTCTCCAAGCGATTCCGCGAGGGCACCAGCCAACTGCTGTACGTCGACGTCGCATCGACTGCGCTCGAGTACGTCGCACCGATGCCGTTCCGCTCGCTCGCCACCCGCGGCGACGACGGCCCCGTGTTCTCACCCGACGGCAAGCATTTGGCCTTCGTGGTGGAGAGCCTGCTGTACGTCGTACCGGTCGATACCCGCGGTCGCTTCACGGGCGAGCCGCGCGCGGTCACCAACGAGGTAACGGACTCCCCCGTGTGGCTCGACAACGACACGTTGATCTACCTCAACAACGGACGGTTGCGCAGGACAACTGGTGGGACGATCAAGCTCGACCTGCAGTACCGGCGAGCGACCGTCAACCAGCACGTCACGATCCACGCCGGCGCGTTGTGGGACGGACGGGCGACCACGCTGCGCCGCGATGTCGACGTGGTGGTGGACGGTGCGCGCATTGCCGCCGTACGACCGCACAGCGGCCGCGCGGACATCGACGCGTCGGCGTTGACCGTGATGCCCGGGTTGATCGACGCGCACAATCACTGGCATCTGCGCGGACGGGCGTGGGGCGCGCGGCAGGGGAACCTGTGGCTCGCGTACGGGATCACGAGTACGCGCTCTCCGGGCGATCCGGCGTACCAGATGGAGGAGACCCGGGAGGCGCTCGTCAGCGGGTCCTTGCGCGGACCGCGGTACTTCGCGACCGGTGAGGCGATCGACGGGTCGCGGGTGTACTACAACTTCATGCGGCCGACGTTGTCGCTGCGGCAGCTCGGTCTGGAGCTGGATCGGGTCGAAGGGCTCGCGTACGACCTGGTGAAGACGTACGTGCGGTTGCCGATCGAGTACCAGCGACGGGCGATCGCCTACGTGCACCAGCTCGGGCTCCAGTTGTCGTCGCATTACCTCTATCCCGCGGAGCATCTCGGGATGGACGGGATGGAGCACACGGGCGCGACGAATCGGCTCGGGTACTCGCACACGGTCAGCCGGCTGGGACGCGCGTACGCCGACGTGGTGACACTGTTCACGCGGGCCGGCCTGTCCGTTACGCCGACGCTCTTCAACTCGACGATGGCGCACGTCGACGATCCGTCCCTGCTCACGGACCGCCGTACGACGACGCTGTACCCGTCCTGGGAGTACAACGCGTTGATCGCCGAGGTGAACACCGCGAAAGGCCCGGCGGGCGTCACCACGCGCGAACTGCTGCGCGGCAACGTCGACATGGTCCTCCGCATCCACCGCGGCGGCGGGTTGGTCATCTCCGGCACCGATACTCCCCTCGACAACATGGCCGTGTCGCTGCACGCCAACCTCCGGTCGATGGTCGCGGGTGGCTTCACGCCGTACGAGGCGCTCACGACGGCGACGCGCAACCCGGCGAAGTGGCTCAACCTGGAGGACAAACTCGGCGTCGTGAAGCCTGGAGCCCAGGCCGACCTGTCCTTCGTCAGCGGGGACCCGTTGGCCGACATCCGCGCGGCCGCCGCCGTACAACAGGTCATGATCGCCGGCAACCGGTACACCGTCGACGACCTGCTGACGCCGTACACCTCGACGAACAACCTGCAGCCGGCCGTCCACACCGCCGACGCCCCACAACCCCTGACCCGCTCCCAAGCCCATGCTCACGACACCGACTACTGGTGGCACGAACCCGAATGGCTCCACCGAGCCTGCTGCGAAAGCTAG
- a CDS encoding SRPBCC domain-containing protein → MDSRRGTVFTTGDGRTGIRFERLLRYPPEQVWQAITDPARLSAWFPAVVELDRPVGSELFFGVTSEQQRRYGMADDPDRKPNGRLLRNEPPIVLEYEWAGEILTWEIDRTPTGSRLVFTNVLSDPEAAGPAAAGWEAGLEVVEAQLDGRPITWDPLNRAEELAAAYE, encoded by the coding sequence ATGGACAGTCGGCGCGGGACGGTCTTCACGACGGGCGACGGACGGACGGGGATCCGGTTCGAGCGGCTGCTGCGGTATCCGCCGGAGCAGGTGTGGCAGGCGATCACAGATCCCGCGCGGCTGTCGGCCTGGTTCCCCGCGGTGGTGGAGCTGGATCGTCCGGTCGGGAGTGAGCTGTTCTTCGGGGTGACGTCGGAGCAGCAGCGAAGGTACGGGATGGCGGACGACCCGGACCGCAAGCCGAACGGGAGGCTCCTGCGCAACGAGCCGCCGATAGTGCTGGAGTACGAATGGGCCGGCGAGATCCTCACCTGGGAGATCGATCGCACCCCGACGGGCAGCCGATTGGTATTCACCAACGTGCTGTCCGATCCCGAGGCCGCTGGACCTGCGGCGGCAGGCTGGGAGGCGGGGCTGGAGGTCGTCGAGGCTCAACTCGACGGCAGGCCCATCACGTGGGATCCGCTCAATCGGGCCGAGGAGTTGGCCGCCGCGTACGAGTAG
- a CDS encoding glycoside hydrolase family 172 protein, producing the protein MTLGNLTGISALADVESRSISAENPTGEPGQGGRRTEGTGAHAARDLGQGWKVSPSIEIGPGETVTLADIAGSGCITHIWLTTHVDHWRRLVLRAFWDGDAAPAIETPVGDFFCSGWGKFAQVSSLPVAVNPNGGFNCYWEMPFQSQAQLTLENTHDEAVVVYFQVDYWLGAVPDKSAYLHAQWRRSNPLPSKTVHTLLDGVEGPGHYVGTYLAWGVNSTGWWGEGEVKFYLDGDDEFPTICGTGTEDYFGGAWNFDVPHLGGYTEFSTPYLGMPQVIRPDGQYQSQQRFGMYRFHLPDPVRFKERLRVDVQALGWRSGGRYLPLQDDISSTAFFYSGKTSTARPDAPTHDAMEIC; encoded by the coding sequence ATGACTCTTGGGAACCTCACCGGCATCAGCGCGCTCGCCGACGTCGAGTCGCGCTCCATCAGTGCGGAGAACCCCACCGGCGAGCCCGGTCAGGGTGGACGGCGGACCGAGGGGACCGGCGCGCACGCGGCCCGGGACCTCGGCCAGGGCTGGAAGGTCTCGCCGTCGATCGAGATCGGGCCGGGGGAGACCGTGACGCTGGCCGACATCGCCGGGTCCGGCTGCATCACGCACATCTGGCTGACCACGCACGTCGACCACTGGCGCCGGCTGGTACTGCGGGCGTTCTGGGACGGCGACGCCGCGCCCGCGATCGAGACGCCGGTCGGCGACTTCTTCTGCTCCGGCTGGGGCAAGTTCGCCCAGGTGAGCTCGCTGCCGGTCGCCGTGAACCCCAACGGCGGCTTCAACTGCTACTGGGAGATGCCGTTCCAGTCCCAGGCGCAGCTGACCCTGGAGAACACGCACGACGAGGCAGTGGTCGTGTACTTCCAGGTGGACTACTGGCTGGGCGCTGTACCGGACAAGTCGGCGTACCTGCACGCCCAGTGGCGCCGGAGCAACCCGCTGCCTTCCAAGACGGTCCACACGTTGCTGGACGGTGTGGAAGGGCCGGGGCACTACGTCGGTACCTACCTGGCTTGGGGCGTCAACAGCACCGGCTGGTGGGGTGAGGGCGAGGTGAAGTTCTACCTGGACGGTGACGACGAGTTCCCGACCATCTGCGGCACAGGTACCGAGGACTACTTCGGCGGCGCGTGGAACTTCGACGTACCCCACCTGGGCGGCTACACCGAGTTCAGTACGCCGTACCTCGGGATGCCGCAGGTGATCCGGCCGGACGGGCAGTACCAGAGCCAGCAGCGGTTCGGCATGTACCGCTTCCACCTGCCAGACCCGGTCCGCTTCAAGGAGCGGCTGCGCGTCGACGTCCAGGCACTCGGCTGGCGCTCCGGCGGACGCTACCTGCCGCTGCAGGACGACATCTCGTCCACGGCGTTCTTCTACTCGGGCAAGACGAGCACGGCACGACCGGACGCGCCAACCCACGACGCGATGGAGATCTGCTAG
- a CDS encoding glucoamylase, with amino-acid sequence MRGNRRRDRWFPYVVIALLLAILAAGTTTNLVRNPQPRLVADGVPGDTAPLHANSSLRSERYDDMVRRALADLDALTLSNGATLAGWDGPWRYVWPRDASFVAVARCAIGQYDQALDVLTFLDRVRPSSGRWQARYTDAGGRVDDGREPQLDASGWVLWATWFCRAGKRYWDLVEESADQILSELGPDGLPAPSSDYWERSEKELTIGTVAPLLTGLRSAVRIATEEKRPAEATRWQEGLDKLSAATDRVFGPDYPRTPARATSFVEPGVEPISVGGGADAFVAVLGPPFAPARPVVSTAIDQAHAVLTQPNGGVTPGESWRADGVSWTPQTALFALSAAARGDRSGAEALLSWLDRHRTTTGALPEKVNRDLEPAGEAPLAWTAALVVLADTALQNPLPIP; translated from the coding sequence CACCACCAACCTGGTGCGCAACCCGCAACCCCGCCTGGTCGCAGACGGTGTCCCCGGTGACACTGCGCCCTTGCACGCCAATTCGTCCCTCCGGAGCGAGAGGTACGACGACATGGTCAGGCGCGCGCTGGCTGACCTCGACGCGCTCACCCTCTCGAACGGCGCGACCCTGGCCGGCTGGGACGGCCCGTGGCGGTACGTCTGGCCTCGGGACGCGTCGTTTGTCGCCGTCGCCCGCTGCGCGATCGGACAGTACGACCAGGCGCTCGACGTACTGACGTTCCTGGACCGCGTCCGGCCGTCCAGCGGTCGCTGGCAGGCCCGCTACACCGACGCCGGTGGTCGCGTCGACGACGGTCGCGAGCCGCAGCTGGACGCGTCCGGGTGGGTGTTGTGGGCCACCTGGTTCTGCCGCGCGGGCAAGCGGTACTGGGACCTCGTCGAGGAGTCGGCCGACCAGATCCTCAGCGAACTGGGACCTGACGGGCTCCCCGCCCCTTCCTCTGACTACTGGGAGCGCTCCGAGAAGGAGCTGACGATCGGAACCGTTGCTCCTTTGCTGACCGGCCTCCGGTCGGCCGTGCGGATCGCCACCGAGGAGAAGCGTCCGGCCGAGGCGACCCGTTGGCAGGAAGGCCTCGACAAGTTGTCGGCGGCAACCGACCGGGTCTTCGGGCCGGACTACCCGCGGACACCGGCCCGCGCCACGAGCTTCGTGGAGCCAGGTGTCGAGCCGATCAGCGTCGGCGGCGGTGCCGACGCGTTCGTCGCCGTACTGGGGCCGCCGTTCGCACCGGCTCGCCCCGTCGTGTCCACGGCGATCGACCAGGCGCACGCCGTACTCACGCAGCCCAACGGTGGCGTGACGCCTGGCGAGTCGTGGCGTGCTGACGGCGTGTCCTGGACGCCTCAGACCGCGTTGTTCGCGTTGAGCGCTGCTGCGCGCGGAGACCGCTCCGGAGCCGAGGCCCTGCTCTCCTGGCTCGACCGGCACCGCACCACCACCGGCGCGCTGCCCGAGAAGGTCAACCGCGACCTGGAGCCAGCCGGCGAGGCCCCACTCGCGTGGACCGCCGCACTGGTGGTCCTCGCCGACACAGCCCTCCAGAACCCGCTGCCGATCCCTTAG